Proteins encoded by one window of Halorubrum ruber:
- a CDS encoding 5,10-methylenetetrahydromethanopterin reductase, translating into MLGIELTPEHELSRLVDLGVRAEDAGYDAVYSTCHYNNRDPWAFLSRLAAATDSVRLGPGVANPYETHPVTLASKVATLDEASGGRAVFGLGPGDPSTLANLGLEDERGLRPVLEAFKTAQKLWAGERVDHQGTFDATDAGLNYEPPQGADIPVHVGGEGPHMCRMAAKHADGLLYNGSHPKDLVWAREQVDDGLADRPDHRGEFDLIAYAAVSIAEDETAAREAARPPVAFITAGAAPPVLKRHGIDPDAATEIGDRVSAGEFSAAFERVTPEMIDAFCMAGTPETVRERAAAVAEHADGLVVGSPLGPDLENAVDLAADAVDGLF; encoded by the coding sequence ATGCTCGGTATCGAACTCACCCCCGAACACGAGTTGTCCCGCCTCGTCGACCTCGGCGTCCGCGCCGAGGACGCCGGCTACGACGCCGTCTACTCGACGTGTCACTACAACAACCGCGACCCGTGGGCGTTCCTCTCGCGGCTCGCGGCCGCCACGGACTCCGTCCGGCTCGGCCCGGGCGTCGCGAACCCCTACGAGACGCACCCGGTGACGCTCGCCTCGAAGGTCGCCACCCTCGACGAGGCGTCCGGGGGCCGGGCCGTCTTCGGCCTCGGCCCCGGCGACCCCTCGACGCTGGCGAACCTCGGGCTCGAAGACGAGCGCGGGCTCCGCCCCGTGCTGGAGGCGTTCAAGACCGCCCAGAAGCTGTGGGCCGGCGAGCGCGTCGACCACCAGGGGACCTTCGACGCGACCGACGCCGGGCTCAACTACGAGCCGCCGCAGGGGGCTGATATTCCGGTCCACGTCGGCGGCGAGGGGCCGCACATGTGCCGGATGGCCGCGAAGCACGCCGACGGGCTGCTGTACAACGGCTCGCACCCGAAGGACCTCGTGTGGGCCCGCGAGCAGGTCGACGACGGCCTCGCGGACAGGCCCGACCACCGCGGCGAGTTCGACCTGATCGCGTACGCCGCCGTCTCTATCGCCGAGGACGAGACCGCCGCCCGCGAGGCCGCCCGCCCGCCGGTCGCGTTCATCACCGCGGGCGCCGCGCCGCCCGTCCTGAAGCGCCACGGGATCGACCCGGACGCGGCGACGGAAATCGGCGACCGCGTCTCGGCCGGCGAGTTCTCCGCCGCCTTCGAGCGCGTGACCCCGGAGATGATAGACGCGTTCTGTATGGCGGGCACCCCCGAGACCGTCCGCGAACGCGCCGCCGCGGTCGCCGAGCACGCCGACGGGCTCGTCGTCGGCTCGCCGCTCGGCCCGGACTTGGAGAACGCCGTCGACCTCGCCGCCGACGCGGTCGACGGGCTCTTTTAA